The Planococcus halocryophilus nucleotide sequence AAAATAATACGTGCAACTTGAGCACCGGTATGACCAGATGTGGAACGAATTTTAGAGTATTTAGCATATGTTCTTTTTAATTTAAATTGAGCCCATAGTGGGATGATTAGCAAAAGGATAAAATAGAAGATATAACCGCCTATACCCATGTCTAAATCAACACCTCTTTCTATTTGATACTCTTATTTTACTTAAATTAGTCAATATTGGTCAACTGAAATGGATTGCGTTTTATTCAAATGTGCTACATAAAAGGCAAATCCGACACAAACAATGGAAAGCCAAAATGTAAAGTAACCGATTTGGCTACTATACTCACTCAACCTACTATAAATAGGCATTTGACCGAAGACATAATCAATTACATCATTATGCAAAGTCCAAACAGCTGTTAAAGCGACAGATAGCCATCCAAAACGATAATGTTCGATATAAAGAACTGCCTGCAATGCCATAGCGAAGTGAGAGCCTATTAACATCCAGCCAATCCAACCAATTGACCCTACCTCCCACAACGTAAGTAAATTCATGATAACTGCCCATAAACCATATTTAATCAAAGTAACAAAAGCTAAAGCCTCAATTAATCGATTTCGCTTACCAAAAATCCACAAACCAAGCACGATGGTGAAAAACAAGCTGGCTGTAGGACTATCTGGAACAAATATTAGAAAAATTGGTTCTGTGATTTTTAGTTGCCATCCATACCATATGTATCCATAAATCGAACCCGCCAAGTTTACTACAAATAACAAAATTAAAAATGGACGGTACATTAACCAAGCTGAGATTTTAATCGCAAAGGAAA carries:
- a CDS encoding DUF1405 domain-containing protein, translated to MLSFAIKISAWLMYRPFLILLFVVNLAGSIYGYIWYGWQLKITEPIFLIFVPDSPTASLFFTIVLGLWIFGKRNRLIEALAFVTLIKYGLWAVIMNLLTLWEVGSIGWIGWMLIGSHFAMALQAVLYIEHYRFGWLSVALTAVWTLHNDVIDYVFGQMPIYSRLSEYSSQIGYFTFWLSIVCVGFAFYVAHLNKTQSISVDQY